A segment of the Acidimicrobiales bacterium genome:
ACCGGTGGCCCTGGTGACCGCGACCTGTCGGGGACCGGGCCTCGACCGGCTCCACGAGGTGTGCGACGTGCACTACGAGCCCTGGCTCGACGCCACCACCATGCACCTCCTCGACCCGGCGTCCCTCGCCGCCCGGATCGACGAGCTGGGCGCCACGGTCGTCGTGGCCGAGGCCGACCCGGTGAAGGGCGAGGTCCTCGACCGACCGCTGCGGGTCATCGGCTCGACCCGGGGCGATCCCACCAACGTCGACGTCGCCGGCGCCACCGAACGAGGCATCCCCGTGCTGCGCACGCCCGGCCGCAACGCCGACGCGGTCGCCGAGCTGACCGTCGCCCTGCTGTTCGCGGTGACCCGCGGCATCGTGCCCGCCGACGCCGACCTGCGCGCCGACCGGGTCTTCGTCGACGGCACCATCCCCTATCAGCGCTATCGCGCCTGGCAGGTGGCGGGACAGACGGTGGGGATCATCGGGCTCGGCGCGGTCGGCCGGGCGGCGAAGTGGCGCTTCGAGGGGCTCGGCATGAACGTGGTGTCGTTCGACCCCTACTCCCCCGAGGCGACCCACGCCTCGCTCGACGAGATGCTGCCCGAGGCCGACGTGGTGTCGATGCACGCCGCTCCGACCCCCGAGACGTTCGGGCTGATGAGCGGGGCCCGCTTCCGGGCCATGAAGCCCGGCTCGGTGTACCTGAACTCGGCACGGGCCGCCCTGCACGACCTCGACGGGCTGGTGGCCGCGTTGGAGTCCGGCCACCTGGCCGGCGCCGGGCTCGACCACTTCGACGGCGAACGACTCCCGGCCGGGCACCCGCTGCTCGGGATGCGTCAGGTGGTGCTCACCCCCCACATCGGCGGGGCGACCTACGACACCGAGGCCAACCACACCGCCATGGTCGCCGACGACATCGCTCGGCTCTTCGCCGGCGAACGACCTCTCCACTGCGTGAACCCGGAGACCCTGCCATGACCCGCGTGAACGGCGCCCCTCTCGAGGACGTGCGCATCTCGGTGCTCACCGCCGCCAAGGCCATGCACGCCAAGGGCCTGGTCGAGGGCACCGCCGGCAACGTATCGGGCCGTGTCGACGACGGGACGGTGGTGGTGACCCCCTCGTCGCTCGGCTACGAGGAGATGACCCTCGACGACCTGGTCGTCGTCGACCTCGACGGCGAGGTGGTGGCCGGCGAACGCTCACCCACCTCGGAGAAGGGCGTGCACCTGGCCGCCCTGGCCGCGTACCCGGAGGTCGGCGGCGTCGTCCACTGCCATGCCCGCTACGCGTCGATGTACGCCGTGGCCCACCGGCCGAT
Coding sequences within it:
- a CDS encoding class II aldolase/adducin family protein; the protein is MTRVNGAPLEDVRISVLTAAKAMHAKGLVEGTAGNVSGRVDDGTVVVTPSSLGYEEMTLDDLVVVDLDGEVVAGERSPTSEKGVHLAALAAYPEVGGVVHCHARYASMYAVAHRPIPAAIDEFVVYIGGDVPCGGYHASGSAGLPAEVAGHLAERSAALMANHGLVTIGKSVDDALHSALVVEHNAHIMWGAHLLGGVVELTPEAHAQFRGYYEFIRGNLWMPA